In a genomic window of Trichoderma atroviride chromosome 4, complete sequence:
- a CDS encoding uncharacterized protein (BUSCO:EOG092D3JKF) — translation MPAPTALKKAESTPLAADVPSAAQDNDQEFLLDAADVASADAEMMVPEAQDDGDNMAIDEEGRPRFAPSKDIDPMARTETRKVPIPPHRMTPLKQSWPSIYPPIVEHLKLQCRMNIKRKTVELRTSKFTTDSGALQKGEDFVKAFTLGFDVDDAIALLRLDDLYIETFEIKDVKTVHGDSQSRAIGRIAGHQGKTKFAIENASRTRIVLADSKIHILGGFKNIHMARESVVSLILGKPPGKVYGNLRTVAARMKERF, via the exons ATGCCTGCTCCTACGGCTCTCAAGAAGGCGGAAAGCACCCCGCTTGCTGCAGATGTTCCATCAGCTGCTCAAG ATAACGACCAGGAGTTCCTCCTTGATGCGGCAGATGTTGCATCGGCTGATGCTGAAATGATGGTACCGGAGGCTCAAGATGACGGCGACAATATGGCGATTGACGAAGAGGGACGGCCTCGCTTTGCTCCGTCAAAAGACATT GATCCCATGGCCAGAACCGAAACACGAAAAGTACCGATCCCACCTCATCGCATGACACCGTTGAAACAATCATGGCCTTCTATCTACCCTCCCATTGTGGAGCATTTAAAACTACAGTGCCGCATGAACATCAAGCGGAAAACCGTCGAGCTAAGGACATCCAAGTTCACCACTGATTCCGGTGCGCTACAAAAGGGCGAGGACTTTGTCAAAGCCTTCACTCTCGGCTtcgacgtcgacgatgcCATTGCTCTCCTGCGACTGGACGACCTATACATCGAAACCTTTGAGATCAAAGATGTCAAGACCGTGCATGGAGACAGCCAGAGCCGTGCCATTGGTAGAATTGCTGGTCACCAGGGCAAGACGAAATTTGCCATTGAGAATGCTAGCCGTACGAGAATTGTGCTCGCCGATTCCAAGATTCACATTCTGGGAGGATTCAAGAACATTCACATGGCTCGTGAATCTGTCGTTAGCTTGATTCTTGGAAAGCCCCCGGGCAAGGTCTATGGCAATCTGAGAACCGTGGCTGCCAGAATGAAGGAGCGTTTCTAA